One stretch of Candidatus Binatia bacterium DNA includes these proteins:
- the rimM gene encoding ribosome maturation factor RimM (Essential for efficient processing of 16S rRNA): MAAKDALAPETLIPLGQIVNTHATRGELRVRLYNPSSTILAAGTHVVLRRGGEQQPRVVGAVRPHRHLILLTLEGCESMTAAEALVGYEVCVPEKDLPPTGAGEIYHYQLLGMTVVTSAGAEIGIVAEVMTTTSNDICVVRAGTQEHLIPFIADIVKEVDRAHRRIVIEPLPGLLDS; the protein is encoded by the coding sequence GTGGCAGCCAAGGACGCGCTTGCACCCGAGACGCTGATCCCGCTGGGACAGATCGTCAACACGCACGCTACCCGTGGCGAGCTACGGGTGCGACTCTACAACCCCTCTTCCACCATTTTGGCCGCCGGTACGCACGTGGTACTGCGACGCGGCGGCGAGCAACAACCGCGGGTGGTCGGCGCCGTACGCCCGCACCGCCACCTCATCCTGCTGACCCTGGAAGGCTGCGAGTCCATGACGGCCGCGGAAGCACTGGTCGGATACGAAGTCTGCGTACCTGAGAAAGACCTCCCGCCAACGGGCGCGGGGGAAATCTATCACTACCAGCTGCTCGGCATGACCGTGGTAACCTCCGCCGGCGCGGAGATCGGTATCGTGGCAGAAGTCATGACGACGACGAGCAACGACATCTGCGTCGTGCGCGCCGGCACGCAGGAACATCTCATTCCGTTCATCGCCGATATTGTCAAAGAGGTGGATCGCGCCCACCGCCGTATCGTCATCGAACCCTTGCCCGGGCTGCTCGACTCGTGA
- a CDS encoding KH domain-containing protein, whose translation MKALVEFLARALVNNPEAVEVKETQGDTASVLELKVAKEDLGRVIGKQGRTAKSIRTILNAAASRTNRRVVLEIVEE comes from the coding sequence ATGAAAGCACTGGTCGAATTCCTTGCCCGCGCTCTCGTAAACAATCCGGAAGCTGTAGAAGTAAAGGAAACGCAGGGCGACACCGCCTCGGTTCTCGAACTCAAAGTGGCGAAGGAAGACCTCGGGCGCGTCATCGGCAAACAAGGCCGGACGGCCAAGTCGATCCGGACCATCCTCAACGCAGCGGCATCTCGCACCAACCGTAGGGTGGTGCTGGAGATCGTTGAGGAATAG
- the rpsP gene encoding 30S ribosomal protein S16, with translation MATKIRLARHGAKKHPFYRIIVTDSRAPRDGRRLDQVGIYDPAQSPSRVEFQQDKLSHWLRLGAQPSATVAQLIKRCGLAGAEAPAAQNTSAPTPDTGEAQT, from the coding sequence ATGGCTACTAAGATCCGTCTGGCCCGACACGGCGCGAAGAAACACCCCTTCTACCGCATCATCGTCACCGACAGCCGGGCGCCCCGCGACGGGCGCCGACTGGATCAAGTCGGGATCTACGATCCGGCCCAGAGTCCCTCCCGTGTCGAATTTCAACAGGACAAGCTGTCTCACTGGCTGCGGCTCGGCGCGCAGCCCTCGGCGACTGTCGCGCAGCTGATCAAGCGCTGCGGGTTGGCAGGCGCCGAAGCCCCGGCTGCGCAGAACACGTCCGCTCCCACCCCAGATACCGGGGAGGCGCAAACATGA
- the ffh gene encoding signal recognition particle protein, with amino-acid sequence MFDTLSEKFDQTIRKLRGIGKITERNIEEAVREVRLALLEADVQFQVVKDFTDRVRDKALGQAVLASLTPEQQFIKIVNAELAALMGGAATRLDLAAPPPVAIMLVGLHGSGKTTTIAKLARYLKTEHGRTPYLVPADVYRPAAIEQLTTLAKQIDCGVHPSHEGADPVAVSRDALTFAKNHGHDVLLIDTAGRLHIDDGLMNELERIKGAIHPHHILLVVDAMTGQDAVNVASGFHSRLDLTGVILTKLDGDARGGAALSVRAVTGAPVLFAGTGEKLDALELFHPDRMATRILGMGDVLTLVEKVERAYDEKQALALQKKLRRNEFTLEDFRDQLRTLRKMGSMGDLLGMIPGMKKVTRGLDMSSAETELKRIDAIIGSMTNEERRNHLILNGSRRQRIALGSGTSVTEVNRFLKQFVQTKKVMKQMSKFAGRGLPQGMPT; translated from the coding sequence ATGTTTGATACCCTGAGCGAGAAATTCGATCAGACGATCCGAAAGTTGCGCGGGATCGGCAAGATCACGGAACGGAACATCGAAGAGGCCGTACGTGAGGTGCGCCTGGCGTTGCTCGAAGCCGACGTACAGTTTCAGGTCGTCAAAGATTTCACCGACCGAGTCCGCGACAAGGCGCTGGGCCAGGCAGTGCTCGCCAGTCTCACGCCGGAGCAGCAGTTCATCAAGATCGTCAATGCCGAACTCGCTGCGCTCATGGGTGGCGCCGCGACGCGGCTCGACTTGGCGGCCCCGCCACCGGTGGCAATCATGCTGGTGGGCCTGCATGGGTCGGGAAAAACCACCACCATCGCGAAACTTGCCCGCTACTTGAAAACAGAGCACGGGCGCACACCGTACCTGGTACCGGCCGATGTCTATCGCCCGGCAGCCATCGAGCAACTCACCACACTGGCAAAACAGATCGACTGCGGGGTGCACCCGTCCCACGAAGGGGCCGATCCGGTAGCGGTCAGCCGCGACGCGCTCACGTTCGCCAAAAACCATGGCCATGACGTCCTGCTGATCGACACCGCCGGACGCCTGCACATCGACGACGGGCTGATGAATGAGCTCGAGCGGATCAAAGGCGCGATCCACCCGCACCACATTCTCCTGGTGGTCGATGCCATGACCGGCCAGGATGCGGTCAACGTGGCCAGCGGTTTTCACAGCCGCCTGGACCTGACCGGAGTCATCCTCACGAAACTCGATGGCGACGCCCGCGGCGGCGCCGCGCTCTCGGTACGGGCGGTCACGGGGGCGCCGGTGCTCTTTGCCGGCACCGGCGAGAAACTCGATGCGTTGGAGCTCTTTCATCCCGACCGCATGGCGACGCGGATTCTCGGCATGGGGGATGTGCTCACCCTGGTCGAGAAGGTGGAACGCGCCTACGACGAGAAACAAGCCCTGGCGCTGCAAAAGAAGCTGCGGCGCAATGAATTCACCCTGGAGGACTTCCGCGACCAGCTGCGTACCCTGCGCAAAATGGGCTCCATGGGCGACCTCTTGGGAATGATTCCGGGGATGAAAAAGGTCACCCGGGGTCTGGACATGAGTTCCGCCGAAACGGAACTCAAGCGCATAGACGCCATCATCGGCTCGATGACGAATGAGGAGCGCCGCAATCATTTGATCCTGAACGGCAGCCGCCGCCAGCGCATCGCGCTCGGCAGCGGCACCTCGGTGACCGAGGTCAATCGTTTCCTGAAGCAGTTCGTACAAACCAAAAAAGTGATGAAGCAGATGAGCAAATTCGCCGGACGTGGCCTGCCGCAAGGCATGCCCACGTGA